From a single Sinorhizobium sp. RAC02 genomic region:
- a CDS encoding DMT family transporter, whose amino-acid sequence MANRYMTTTEWGLLIALSILWGGSFLFNGILVRELPTLTIVAARVALAAIALWTIVRLSGHAIPRSKEVWLAFLGMGVLNNIIPFSLIVWGQTHIASGLASILNATTPLFAVIAAHLLTQDEKMTGGRLVGVLVGFAGVALMIGPSVLSDLGTNVLAQLAVLGGAVSYSIAGIFGRRFRSMGLPPLLPAAGQVTTSALLMLPVALVVDRPWTLAMPSAEAWAALFGLAFLATALAYVIFFRILATAGATNLMLVTFLIPVSAILLGALVLGEMLAPKHFAGMALIAVGLAAIDGRLVRMFLEKRRPIGSDAKS is encoded by the coding sequence ATGGCGAACCGCTACATGACCACCACCGAATGGGGCCTGCTCATCGCCTTGTCGATCCTCTGGGGCGGCTCGTTCCTGTTCAACGGCATCCTCGTGCGTGAGCTGCCGACACTCACCATTGTCGCGGCGCGCGTGGCGCTGGCGGCCATCGCCCTCTGGACCATTGTTCGTCTCTCCGGCCACGCCATTCCGCGCAGCAAGGAGGTCTGGCTCGCTTTCCTCGGCATGGGGGTGCTCAACAACATCATCCCCTTTTCGCTGATCGTCTGGGGGCAGACGCATATTGCAAGCGGCCTCGCGTCGATCCTCAACGCGACCACGCCACTCTTCGCCGTGATCGCCGCCCATCTGCTGACGCAGGACGAGAAGATGACGGGAGGCAGGTTGGTCGGCGTGCTCGTCGGCTTTGCCGGTGTCGCGCTGATGATCGGTCCCTCGGTGCTCTCCGATCTTGGCACGAACGTGCTGGCGCAGCTCGCCGTGCTCGGCGGCGCCGTCTCCTATTCGATCGCCGGCATCTTCGGCCGTCGCTTCCGCAGCATGGGCCTGCCGCCGCTGCTGCCGGCCGCAGGGCAGGTGACGACGTCGGCGCTGCTGATGCTGCCTGTGGCCCTGGTGGTCGATCGGCCGTGGACACTCGCCATGCCGTCGGCGGAAGCCTGGGCGGCGCTCTTCGGCCTCGCCTTCCTCGCCACCGCACTCGCCTATGTCATCTTCTTCCGCATTCTTGCGACAGCGGGGGCAACGAACCTGATGCTCGTCACCTTCCTCATTCCGGTCAGCGCCATCCTGCTCGGCGCGCTGGTGCTGGGCGAGATGCTGGCGCCAAAACATTTTGCCGGCATGGCACTGATCGCCGTCGGGCTCGCAGCGATCGACGGGCGGCTCGTGCGGATGTTTCTGGAGAAGCGTCGGCCGATCGGCTCTGACGCCAAGAGCTGA
- the gcvA gene encoding transcriptional regulator GcvA yields the protein MSNRLPSLSGLRAFEATARHLSVTLAAGELNVTPGAVSLQIRDLEQALGVRLFDRLPRQLRLKEDGEGYFKAMRSAFRLMREATDELLARARPAPLSISCTPTFAAQWLVPRLPNFEERMPGVDIRISASNRLVDFVRDGVDIAIRHGFGRYQGLVSERLLDDDLVPVIAPALRETRPLDTPDDLVNHVLIHDVHRQDWRLWLEAMGVTEIDAMRGPVFNDSNGAIEAVKAGDGVGLVRLSLVAREIQERRLVAPFSRGVSTGLAYYIVYPPGALDRPAVTALRQWLTDEARAVRGS from the coding sequence ATGAGCAACCGCCTTCCTTCCCTGTCCGGCCTGCGCGCCTTCGAGGCGACGGCGCGCCATTTGAGCGTCACGCTCGCTGCCGGCGAACTCAACGTCACGCCCGGTGCGGTGAGCCTGCAGATCCGCGACCTGGAGCAGGCGCTTGGCGTGCGCCTGTTCGACCGGCTACCGCGCCAGCTCAGGCTGAAGGAGGATGGTGAGGGCTATTTCAAGGCCATGCGTTCGGCCTTCCGGCTGATGCGGGAGGCGACGGACGAGTTGCTGGCCCGTGCCCGGCCGGCGCCGCTCTCGATCAGCTGCACGCCGACCTTCGCGGCGCAATGGCTCGTGCCGCGACTGCCGAATTTCGAGGAGCGCATGCCTGGCGTCGACATCCGGATCAGTGCCTCGAACCGCCTGGTCGATTTCGTGCGGGACGGCGTCGATATTGCGATCCGCCATGGCTTCGGCCGCTACCAGGGCCTCGTCAGTGAGCGCCTGCTTGACGACGATCTCGTGCCCGTCATCGCGCCGGCATTGCGCGAGACCAGGCCGCTCGACACGCCGGACGATCTCGTGAACCATGTCCTGATCCACGACGTGCACCGGCAGGACTGGCGGCTCTGGCTGGAGGCGATGGGCGTGACCGAGATCGACGCCATGCGCGGGCCTGTGTTCAACGACAGCAACGGCGCAATCGAGGCGGTGAAGGCGGGCGATGGGGTCGGGCTGGTACGGCTGTCGCTGGTGGCGCGTGAAATTCAGGAACGCCGGCTCGTGGCACCATTTTCACGCGGCGTCTCGACGGGTCTTGCCTATTACATCGTCTACCCGCCAGGTGCGCTTGACCGGCCGGCGGTCACGGCGCTGCGGCAATGGCTGACGGACGAGGCCCGCGCCGTGCGCGGAAGCTGA
- a CDS encoding GNAT family N-acetyltransferase, whose product MNLLVTYMELCTQPSSAAVHPAPSANLEIRAEHPSVEDYLSLYRTIGEPLTWDLRLRMPAEEVAQFLSAPSTRTFILREEGQPVGLCEFDAAEAEDIELTHFGLVPAAYGRRLGPFLLANALNAVWRAGTRRIWLHTDTNDHPKAQAVYSRAGFQTYMQRMEDFPD is encoded by the coding sequence ATGAATCTCCTCGTCACCTACATGGAATTGTGTACGCAGCCGTCGAGTGCGGCGGTTCACCCGGCGCCCTCCGCCAATCTGGAAATCCGTGCCGAGCATCCGTCGGTGGAAGACTATCTGTCGCTCTATCGCACCATCGGCGAGCCGCTCACCTGGGACCTGCGTCTTCGCATGCCGGCGGAGGAGGTCGCGCAGTTCCTGTCAGCCCCATCCACGCGCACCTTCATCCTGAGAGAGGAGGGGCAGCCGGTCGGCCTTTGTGAATTCGACGCCGCCGAGGCCGAGGATATCGAGCTTACGCATTTCGGCCTGGTTCCGGCGGCCTATGGCCGACGGCTCGGGCCTTTCCTGCTCGCAAATGCCCTGAACGCGGTCTGGCGCGCGGGGACACGGCGCATCTGGCTTCACACCGACACGAATGATCATCCGAAGGCGCAGGCGGTTTATTCCCGGGCGGGGTTCCAGACCTACATGCAGCGGATGGAAGACTTTCCGGATTGA